A single Cucumis melo cultivar AY chromosome 4, USDA_Cmelo_AY_1.0, whole genome shotgun sequence DNA region contains:
- the LOC103500376 gene encoding protein XRI1 isoform X1, whose translation MDDTAKNNSDAWNWEGDGYTIQKDTDIEISECLWDGVSENGDLSYVFDETTPVKACGDLAYHVTCSDDRNKKSEESRETHSQAKRRRMLQFTAQDLETSLCREDLSSRFLKSHNKDVSSLAALAEVSYGIPECSGLADNVLISCHENLDHSPEGWIAECLNDADMHCSPEDLGFAGTSDIQIDVSEFCDGAPEFKSNVVHHHPTRAPPNIIFKGRKSYIRTPTKLASSVAYPFAFIKPCGFHGDVTLKDINQRIRTPPPSKLKHQPEDPSQSYPTSAFSGKPVVGKTKIHTEGGKGSITIMRTRG comes from the exons ATGGATGATACCGCCAAAAACAA TAGTGATGCTTGGAATTGGGAAGGTGATGGGTATACTATTCAGAAGGATACTGATATAG AAATATCAGAATGCCTGTGGGACGGGGTCTCGGAAAATGGTGATCTTTCGTATGTGTTTGATGAAACAACTCCAGTTAAAGCTTGTGGAGACTTGGCATATCATGTTACGTGTAGTG ATGATAGGAACAAGAAATCAGAAGAATCCAGGGAAACTCATTCACAAGCAAAGAGACGGCGGATGTTGCAGTTTACTGCTCAAGATTTGGAAACTTCACTCTGCCGTGAAGATTTGTCTTCTAGATTTCTAAAATCACAT AATAAGGATGTTTCCAGTCTAGCAGCTCTCGCTGAAGTTTCATATGGGATTCCTGAGTGTTCTGGACTGGCAG ATAATGTGCTCATTTCTTGTCATGAGAATTTGGATCACTCACCTGAAGGTTGGATTGCTGAATGCCTTAATGATGCTGATATGCATTGTAGCCCTGAGGATTT GGGCTTTGCTGGGACTTCGGACATTCAAATTGATGTATCAG AGTTTTGTGATGGTGCACCTGAGTTCAAATCCAATGTGGTCCATCATCATCCTACTCGAGCTCCTccaaacataatttttaaag GTCGGAAGTCATATATTAGAACTCCCACTAAATTGGCTTCTTCAGTTGCCTACCCATTTGCCTTTATCAAGCCCTGTGGATTCCATGGAGATGTGACCTTGAAGGACATAAACCAACGAATCCGTACACCTCCACCATCAAAATTGAAGCATCAACCTGAAGATCCATCTCAATCTTACCCAACTTCAGCTTTCTCTGGAAAGCCCGTAGTAGGTAAAACCAAGATTCACACGGAAGGAGGAAAGGGAAGCATCACAATCATGAGGACCAGAGGTTAA
- the LOC103500376 gene encoding protein XRI1 isoform X2, protein MDDTAKNNDAWNWEGDGYTIQKDTDIEISECLWDGVSENGDLSYVFDETTPVKACGDLAYHVTCSDDRNKKSEESRETHSQAKRRRMLQFTAQDLETSLCREDLSSRFLKSHNKDVSSLAALAEVSYGIPECSGLADNVLISCHENLDHSPEGWIAECLNDADMHCSPEDLGFAGTSDIQIDVSEFCDGAPEFKSNVVHHHPTRAPPNIIFKGRKSYIRTPTKLASSVAYPFAFIKPCGFHGDVTLKDINQRIRTPPPSKLKHQPEDPSQSYPTSAFSGKPVVGKTKIHTEGGKGSITIMRTRG, encoded by the exons ATGGATGATACCGCCAAAAACAA TGATGCTTGGAATTGGGAAGGTGATGGGTATACTATTCAGAAGGATACTGATATAG AAATATCAGAATGCCTGTGGGACGGGGTCTCGGAAAATGGTGATCTTTCGTATGTGTTTGATGAAACAACTCCAGTTAAAGCTTGTGGAGACTTGGCATATCATGTTACGTGTAGTG ATGATAGGAACAAGAAATCAGAAGAATCCAGGGAAACTCATTCACAAGCAAAGAGACGGCGGATGTTGCAGTTTACTGCTCAAGATTTGGAAACTTCACTCTGCCGTGAAGATTTGTCTTCTAGATTTCTAAAATCACAT AATAAGGATGTTTCCAGTCTAGCAGCTCTCGCTGAAGTTTCATATGGGATTCCTGAGTGTTCTGGACTGGCAG ATAATGTGCTCATTTCTTGTCATGAGAATTTGGATCACTCACCTGAAGGTTGGATTGCTGAATGCCTTAATGATGCTGATATGCATTGTAGCCCTGAGGATTT GGGCTTTGCTGGGACTTCGGACATTCAAATTGATGTATCAG AGTTTTGTGATGGTGCACCTGAGTTCAAATCCAATGTGGTCCATCATCATCCTACTCGAGCTCCTccaaacataatttttaaag GTCGGAAGTCATATATTAGAACTCCCACTAAATTGGCTTCTTCAGTTGCCTACCCATTTGCCTTTATCAAGCCCTGTGGATTCCATGGAGATGTGACCTTGAAGGACATAAACCAACGAATCCGTACACCTCCACCATCAAAATTGAAGCATCAACCTGAAGATCCATCTCAATCTTACCCAACTTCAGCTTTCTCTGGAAAGCCCGTAGTAGGTAAAACCAAGATTCACACGGAAGGAGGAAAGGGAAGCATCACAATCATGAGGACCAGAGGTTAA